The Aerococcaceae bacterium DSM 111021 genome includes a region encoding these proteins:
- a CDS encoding bile acid:sodium symporter family protein, producing the protein MNLFKKFNSAFTSNLSMFVALTALLALVFPSFFTPLSGYVSLLLQVVMFTMGLTMKASDFAHVLKNPTSVFMVSAIQYLFMPLSAFAIAKLFGLSGDIALGLIIVGSVPGGTASNIMALLANGNVPLSVSATTVSTLLSPFVTPLLIATYGGAFIEIAFWPMFLSITQIVLVPIVLGLVVSHFLGDKSEKIKTAMPSFSSIAVLLVLAGTVSVNRENLLNGGLTVVLAVLVHHLLAYVIVYFIYGLFNASKETKRTCAIEVAAQNTGLSASLGLAHFSPEAALAGAAGTIVHTLLGMMFGSLCAKKDLKEAEQGRYSVNVRHSKAKVLQKSH; encoded by the coding sequence ATGAATTTATTTAAAAAGTTTAATAGCGCGTTTACAAGTAACCTGTCAATGTTCGTAGCATTAACGGCTTTATTAGCCTTAGTGTTCCCAAGTTTTTTCACACCTTTAAGTGGCTATGTGAGTTTATTACTTCAAGTCGTTATGTTCACAATGGGCTTAACAATGAAAGCATCTGACTTTGCTCATGTTCTTAAAAACCCAACTAGCGTGTTTATGGTTTCTGCCATCCAATACTTATTTATGCCACTGAGCGCTTTTGCGATTGCAAAATTATTCGGGCTATCAGGAGATATTGCTTTAGGTTTAATCATTGTTGGATCAGTTCCTGGAGGGACAGCATCGAACATTATGGCTTTACTGGCAAATGGTAATGTGCCACTTTCAGTCAGTGCGACAACAGTATCTACATTATTATCACCATTTGTTACACCATTACTTATCGCCACTTATGGAGGAGCCTTTATTGAAATAGCTTTTTGGCCAATGTTCTTATCTATTACACAAATCGTATTAGTACCCATTGTTTTAGGTTTAGTTGTGTCACATTTCTTAGGTGACAAATCAGAAAAAATCAAAACGGCGATGCCATCCTTTTCATCAATTGCGGTACTTTTAGTTCTTGCTGGAACAGTATCAGTCAACCGTGAGAATTTATTAAACGGTGGTTTAACAGTTGTTCTAGCCGTATTAGTACATCACTTATTAGCTTATGTAATTGTTTACTTTATCTATGGTTTATTCAATGCTTCAAAGGAAACAAAACGTACGTGTGCCATAGAGGTAGCAGCGCAAAATACAGGTTTATCAGCTAGTCTTGGTTTAGCGCATTTTTCTCCTGAAGCCGCATTAGCAGGAGCTGCAGGAACAATTGTTCATACTTTACTTGGCATGATGTTTGGTAGTTTATGCGCGAAAAAAGATTTAAAAGAAGCTGAACAAGGAAGATATTCAGTCAATGTTAGGCATTCTAAAGCGAAAGTTTTACAAAAATCCCATTAA
- a CDS encoding DsbA family protein, with the protein MSQYQIEYRHNGVSNVFEFFLFVNPLGHTCYTCEQEVLKLIDLVASNIDLHILPFHNQHLVENFMRQLGISDTSLKERNYIFQAVYRASLAYKAACMQGKRLGRYYLMRLQESIDGDVSKFNSDFAVQLAKEVGLDVEIFKQDMQSDFVKQLFLKDQKTAIDMSVHSSPSLVIYEYVSGEARLIDNQQITLESILDEIDALICDGNEQQAVNTNVPSLRLL; encoded by the coding sequence ATGAGTCAATATCAGATCGAATATAGACATAATGGCGTTTCTAATGTGTTTGAATTCTTTTTATTTGTTAATCCATTAGGACATACCTGTTACACTTGTGAGCAAGAAGTATTAAAGTTAATTGATTTAGTAGCGTCAAATATAGATTTGCACATCCTACCTTTTCATAATCAACATTTAGTTGAAAACTTTATGCGACAATTAGGTATATCCGATACGAGTTTAAAAGAGAGAAATTATATCTTTCAAGCCGTATATCGTGCGTCGTTAGCTTACAAAGCAGCTTGTATGCAAGGCAAGCGTTTAGGTCGTTATTACTTAATGAGATTACAAGAAAGTATTGATGGTGATGTTTCTAAGTTCAATTCAGACTTTGCAGTTCAACTTGCCAAAGAAGTTGGCCTAGATGTTGAGATATTCAAACAAGATATGCAGTCGGATTTTGTGAAGCAATTATTCTTAAAAGACCAAAAAACTGCTATTGATATGTCTGTCCACTCATCTCCTTCTTTAGTCATATATGAATATGTCTCAGGCGAAGCAAGATTGATTGATAATCAGCAGATTACTCTTGAGTCTATCTTAGATGAAATCGATGCATTAATATGTGACGGCAATGAACAACAAGCTGTAAACACGAATGTCCCATCACTTCGCTTACTATAA
- a CDS encoding CYTH domain-containing protein, giving the protein MVSSIERELKTIINKADYDSLFAYFNLEHQPKIIQSNYYYDTADELFKQNNASLRLRVFEDGQSEWTIKQRVNELESIELTQFNQNSAIEVPHSLSKSDIQTHDIQNFIDSRDIPWNGIERTMSLTTHRYNIEVEYGLYALDFTQYNQAVDYELELESDNIDEALEQFSTLLSHFNITYKQSETKLARAHRYLTNE; this is encoded by the coding sequence ATGGTATCTTCAATTGAACGTGAACTAAAAACAATTATCAATAAAGCAGACTATGATAGTCTTTTTGCCTACTTTAACTTAGAGCATCAACCAAAAATCATTCAATCCAATTACTATTATGATACAGCAGATGAACTTTTCAAGCAAAATAATGCGTCACTAAGGTTAAGAGTATTTGAAGACGGTCAAAGTGAATGGACAATAAAACAAAGAGTCAATGAACTCGAATCAATTGAGTTGACTCAATTCAATCAAAATTCAGCGATTGAGGTCCCTCACTCATTAAGTAAAAGTGATATTCAAACACATGATATCCAAAACTTTATCGACTCTCGTGACATTCCTTGGAATGGAATTGAAAGAACAATGAGTCTTACGACACATCGCTATAATATTGAGGTTGAATACGGTTTATATGCCCTTGATTTTACTCAATATAATCAAGCAGTCGATTATGAACTAGAGCTGGAATCCGATAATATTGATGAAGCTTTAGAGCAATTTAGTACTTTATTATCACATTTTAATATAACTTACAAGCAATCAGAAACCAAGTTAGCCCGTGCCCACCGCTACCTTACAAATGAATAA
- a CDS encoding GTP pyrophosphokinase family protein, whose product MEDNFIENWDLFLAPYEQAVEELKLKLKNIRKEYRTLHRHTPIEFVTGRVKTRESILEKMEMRHIEPEDMLIGVQDIAGIRIMCQFVDDIYEVAELIKERTDFKVLLIRDYIHHHKPSGYRSYHMVVEYPVQRAKNVETVIVEVQIRTLAMNFWATIEHSLNYKYQGEYPNHILERLERASEAAFMLDQEMSEIREEIREATQFFEERYDDAKKKTQNGNHEVNR is encoded by the coding sequence ATAGAAGATAATTTTATCGAGAACTGGGACTTATTTCTAGCTCCTTATGAACAAGCTGTAGAAGAATTAAAATTAAAACTAAAGAATATTAGAAAAGAATATAGAACATTACATCGACATACGCCTATTGAATTCGTGACGGGGCGTGTTAAGACACGTGAGAGTATCTTGGAAAAGATGGAAATGCGACATATCGAACCAGAAGACATGCTAATTGGGGTTCAAGATATAGCTGGTATACGCATCATGTGTCAATTCGTTGATGATATATATGAAGTAGCTGAATTAATTAAAGAACGGACTGATTTTAAAGTTCTATTAATACGTGATTATATTCATCATCATAAACCAAGTGGCTACCGATCGTATCATATGGTGGTTGAATACCCTGTTCAACGGGCAAAAAATGTTGAAACCGTGATTGTTGAAGTTCAAATTAGAACATTAGCTATGAACTTCTGGGCTACTATAGAACATTCACTCAATTACAAGTATCAAGGAGAATATCCTAATCATATCCTTGAACGCTTAGAGAGAGCATCAGAAGCGGCATTTATGCTAGATCAAGAAATGTCAGAAATTCGAGAAGAAATCCGTGAAGCAACACAATTCTTCGAAGAGCGTTATGACGATGCTAAGAAAAAAACTCAAAATGGAAATCATGAGGTAAATAGATGA
- a CDS encoding NAD kinase gives MKPTVLIYSNTKPQSKSIKSELTKKLNEHQIQIVDEREQPDFIISIGGDGTFLSAFHHFKHYIEHSKFVGIHTGHLGFYTDWLSDEVDEVINGLLNTSEKSVSYPLLDVEIYLEDGRCKKMLALNEFSIRSTMGTMVSDVYIKDHFFETFRGDGISISTPTGSTGLNKSLGGAVIHPRLDAIQMAEMASINNRVYRTLSSPIIIPSDEWFTLKPDSTQSAILSVDNQSWQNYEVSKVNCRVAKQRIHFASFRHTHFWDRVENAFIGRKQSL, from the coding sequence ATGAAACCAACTGTACTCATATATTCAAATACAAAACCTCAATCAAAATCAATAAAAAGTGAGTTAACTAAAAAGCTAAATGAACATCAAATACAAATTGTTGATGAAAGGGAGCAACCCGATTTTATTATTTCAATCGGTGGAGATGGGACGTTTCTATCTGCTTTCCATCATTTCAAACATTATATTGAACATTCTAAATTCGTTGGGATTCATACAGGCCATTTGGGGTTCTATACAGATTGGTTGAGTGATGAAGTGGATGAGGTCATCAATGGGTTATTAAATACTTCAGAGAAATCTGTTTCTTACCCATTACTTGACGTAGAAATCTATTTAGAAGATGGGCGATGCAAGAAAATGCTAGCTTTGAACGAGTTCTCAATTCGTTCGACGATGGGAACAATGGTTAGTGACGTCTATATTAAAGACCATTTCTTTGAAACATTTCGTGGTGATGGTATTAGTATTTCGACACCGACCGGATCAACTGGGTTGAATAAATCACTTGGAGGTGCGGTCATTCATCCAAGACTTGATGCTATTCAGATGGCTGAAATGGCGTCGATTAACAATCGAGTCTATCGAACGTTAAGTTCACCTATTATTATTCCATCAGATGAATGGTTTACTTTGAAACCGGATAGTACGCAATCGGCCATACTATCTGTTGACAATCAAAGTTGGCAGAACTATGAAGTGTCGAAAGTGAATTGTCGTGTAGCCAAGCAAAGAATTCATTTTGCGAGTTTTAGACACACCCATTTCTGGGATCGTGTAGAGAACGCGTTTATTGGAAGAAAGCAATCACTTTAA
- a CDS encoding RluA family pseudouridine synthase gives MILTWEYRDNVEQTIKRFLHFEGIPRNFVKAVKFNGGKILLNQKEVTVRAKLNRGDILKLIAPDEIGHDTVAPSNVSIDVVYEDEDLLIVNKPSESVSIPSKQNPDSSMANRIKGYYVDNNYKDQVIHIVTRLDRDTTGLMLIAKHRLAHAYMDRLIQSKGITKIYYALSHKVDWAQHGYIEDPIGRNPESIISRIVDVNGQAALTEYWVEDRVDQASLLRIQLHTGRTHQIRVHLSHHGGPLVGDDLYGGVKDSDLSRQALHCGELQFEHPFTGEQIHIKQPIPEDMQGWLNIRKGE, from the coding sequence GTGATTTTAACGTGGGAGTATCGAGATAATGTAGAACAAACGATTAAACGATTTCTACATTTTGAAGGAATACCAAGGAATTTTGTAAAAGCCGTTAAGTTTAACGGGGGAAAGATTCTACTTAATCAAAAAGAAGTAACAGTGCGAGCAAAACTCAATCGTGGGGACATATTAAAGCTTATTGCGCCTGATGAGATTGGACATGATACAGTTGCTCCATCTAATGTGTCAATTGATGTAGTATATGAAGATGAGGATTTATTGATTGTGAATAAACCAAGTGAATCAGTCTCTATACCATCAAAGCAAAATCCTGATAGTTCGATGGCTAATCGAATTAAAGGGTATTATGTCGATAATAATTATAAAGACCAAGTCATCCATATCGTAACCAGATTAGACCGTGATACTACAGGTCTCATGCTGATTGCGAAGCATCGACTTGCGCACGCCTACATGGACCGATTGATTCAAAGTAAAGGAATCACTAAAATATATTATGCACTGTCACATAAAGTTGATTGGGCACAACATGGATATATTGAAGACCCAATTGGAAGAAACCCGGAATCCATTATTAGTAGAATTGTTGATGTTAATGGTCAAGCAGCCTTAACTGAATATTGGGTAGAGGATAGAGTAGATCAGGCTAGTCTATTAAGAATACAGCTTCATACAGGTCGTACTCACCAAATCAGAGTACATTTATCTCATCATGGAGGTCCATTAGTGGGAGATGATTTATATGGAGGTGTTAAAGACTCTGATTTATCAAGACAAGCTTTGCATTGTGGAGAACTACAGTTCGAACATCCTTTTACAGGTGAACAAATTCATATAAAACAACCTATTCCTGAGGATATGCAAGGTTGGTTAAATATCAGAAAAGGGGAATAA
- the mgtE gene encoding magnesium transporter, whose protein sequence is MEIFERSFEESIVTFKNLLNENRMTRFRTEYLALHNYEQSKIFATLDQEDREKIYQYLSPTELADVFDLLESEDESIDVYFEEMSHPYAATVLGEMYADNAVDVLNDLKDRDRVNIYMNLMPAERAREISSLINYLDETAGSIMTTEFISVKEESTLGVAYRRLREQAIKAETIYYVYVVDENDRLVGVISLRDLIVNDEDKLIHDVMNTRVISVQVNDNQEEVAKMVQDYDLLALPVVGFDRELLGVITVDDILDVMQDEADSDYSGLAAVDVSETHDTPLSAAKSRLPWLVTLLFLGMGTATLISQYDALIAEASVLSAFVTLITGTAGNAGTQSLAVAVRKLTNKSEDDDFFSSLTFELITGVITGVIVGLTVMLIVLVWKQNLILGIVIGVAMMAAIIVANIAGSFIPKVMDKLGFDPAVASGPFISTLSDLTSVFIYFSIAQLFLSAII, encoded by the coding sequence ATGGAGATATTTGAAAGATCTTTTGAAGAAAGTATTGTAACCTTTAAAAATTTACTGAATGAAAATCGGATGACTCGATTTAGAACAGAGTATTTGGCCCTGCATAATTATGAACAAAGTAAAATATTCGCAACATTAGATCAAGAAGATCGCGAGAAGATTTATCAATATTTATCACCAACTGAATTAGCGGATGTATTTGATTTACTTGAATCAGAAGATGAATCCATAGATGTCTACTTTGAAGAAATGTCACACCCATACGCTGCGACAGTATTAGGCGAGATGTACGCAGATAATGCGGTAGATGTGTTGAATGATTTAAAAGACCGTGATCGTGTGAATATATATATGAACCTTATGCCGGCTGAAAGAGCACGCGAAATTAGCTCACTGATTAATTACCTAGATGAAACAGCTGGATCGATTATGACAACGGAGTTTATCTCGGTGAAGGAAGAATCGACATTAGGAGTAGCTTACCGCAGACTTAGAGAGCAAGCGATTAAAGCAGAAACAATCTATTATGTATATGTTGTTGACGAGAATGATCGTTTAGTCGGGGTAATCTCATTAAGAGATTTGATTGTTAACGACGAAGACAAGTTGATTCACGATGTGATGAATACGCGTGTTATCTCTGTACAAGTTAACGATAATCAAGAAGAAGTTGCTAAGATGGTTCAAGATTATGACCTACTTGCTTTACCTGTGGTTGGGTTTGACCGCGAGCTTTTAGGCGTTATTACCGTTGATGATATCTTGGATGTTATGCAAGATGAAGCGGATAGCGACTACTCTGGTTTAGCCGCGGTAGATGTTAGTGAAACCCATGATACACCATTATCAGCCGCAAAAAGTCGATTACCTTGGTTGGTGACTTTATTATTCTTAGGAATGGGGACTGCGACATTAATCAGTCAATATGATGCGCTGATTGCAGAAGCGAGTGTACTGTCTGCTTTTGTGACTTTGATTACCGGTACTGCGGGTAACGCAGGTACACAATCATTAGCCGTAGCTGTAAGAAAATTAACCAATAAATCTGAGGACGATGATTTTTTTAGTTCATTAACTTTCGAATTAATTACAGGAGTCATTACAGGTGTGATAGTCGGACTGACTGTGATGTTGATTGTTCTAGTTTGGAAGCAGAATCTAATATTAGGTATTGTGATTGGTGTAGCGATGATGGCAGCTATAATAGTTGCAAATATCGCTGGTTCATTCATACCTAAAGTAATGGATAAGTTAGGGTTTGACCCGGCTGTTGCCAGTGGACCATTTATCTCAACATTAAGTGACTTAACGTCTGTATTTATTTATTTTAGTATTGCACAATTATTTTTGTCAGCAATTATTTAA
- a CDS encoding GNAT family N-acetyltransferase has product MKFNWVLDGDSTKIRDAFDIRRKVFINEQNVDPGLELDGLDQQLIHLIGYIDNIAVATARIDLKDEKTNAKIQRVAVVKEQRGNHVGHKLMEEIERWAKETYPTIEVLTLSAQDTAIPFYEKLNYTITNEQGYLDANIPHHDMEKRLK; this is encoded by the coding sequence ATGAAATTTAATTGGGTACTTGATGGAGATTCTACAAAAATAAGAGACGCATTCGATATTCGAAGAAAAGTATTTATCAATGAACAAAACGTAGATCCAGGATTAGAGTTAGATGGTCTTGATCAACAACTCATTCATCTTATTGGATACATCGACAACATCGCGGTTGCAACTGCTCGAATCGATCTCAAAGATGAAAAGACAAATGCAAAAATACAACGTGTTGCTGTAGTAAAAGAACAACGTGGGAATCACGTCGGTCATAAACTAATGGAAGAAATTGAACGTTGGGCAAAAGAGACATACCCTACAATTGAAGTACTTACATTATCCGCTCAAGATACTGCCATCCCCTTCTATGAGAAACTAAATTATACAATTACAAACGAACAAGGATACTTAGACGCCAATATCCCTCATCACGATATGGAAAAAAGATTAAAATAA
- a CDS encoding M42 family metallopeptidase, producing the protein MTELKEVSKNRLENVKNLTTIPSPTGFTANIIEYIGDLFDEMGVTYEVTPKGGLLVSMEGKDNDSHRFVTAHVDTLGAMVRGIKPSGRLKIDLIGGFTYNAIEGEYCTIHSSLMDKKFSGTILMHQTSVHVYKDARTAERNQDNMEIRLDHMVKSKEDVEKLGIQVGDFISFDPRAVVTDEGYIKSRHLDDKVSVALLIELVENIQKNQIDLAHTTHFYISTNEEIGYGGNSNIASEVKEYLAVDMGAMGDDQQTDEYSVSICAKDGSGPYHLGLRNQFVNLCKDNEIDYRLDIYPFYSSDASAAMRAGADVRHGLIGAGIDSSHAYERTHYQSIDATYNLIERYLEAVMID; encoded by the coding sequence ATGACAGAATTAAAAGAAGTATCAAAGAATAGATTAGAGAATGTAAAAAACTTAACAACTATTCCTTCACCAACTGGATTCACTGCAAATATTATTGAATATATTGGGGATCTTTTTGATGAGATGGGCGTAACCTATGAAGTGACTCCAAAGGGTGGCTTACTTGTGAGTATGGAAGGTAAGGATAATGACAGTCACCGTTTTGTAACAGCGCACGTAGATACATTAGGCGCAATGGTCCGTGGAATTAAACCAAGTGGAAGGTTAAAAATCGATCTTATTGGCGGATTCACTTACAACGCAATTGAAGGTGAGTATTGTACGATTCACTCAAGCTTGATGGATAAAAAGTTCAGTGGAACAATATTAATGCACCAAACAAGCGTCCATGTATATAAAGATGCACGTACAGCCGAACGTAATCAAGATAATATGGAAATACGTTTAGATCACATGGTTAAGTCTAAAGAAGACGTGGAAAAATTAGGTATTCAAGTTGGAGACTTTATTTCATTTGACCCAAGAGCTGTGGTAACCGATGAAGGATACATTAAATCACGTCATTTGGATGATAAAGTGAGTGTCGCTTTATTAATTGAATTAGTAGAAAATATTCAAAAGAACCAAATTGACCTAGCTCATACGACTCATTTTTATATCTCTACTAACGAAGAGATTGGCTACGGAGGAAATTCAAATATTGCTTCAGAAGTAAAAGAGTATCTAGCGGTTGATATGGGAGCAATGGGAGATGACCAACAAACAGATGAGTATAGTGTGTCAATCTGTGCAAAAGATGGATCAGGACCATATCATTTAGGCTTACGTAATCAGTTTGTGAATTTATGTAAAGATAATGAAATCGATTATCGATTAGATATTTATCCATTTTATTCGAGTGATGCGTCAGCAGCAATGAGGGCTGGAGCGGATGTTCGTCATGGATTAATTGGCGCAGGTATTGATTCAAGTCACGCTTATGAACGTACTCACTATCAATCGATTGATGCAACTTATAATTTAATTGAACGCTATTTGGAAGCAGTAATGATAGATTAA
- a CDS encoding DivIVA domain-containing protein, with the protein MVDISKSLFGYNTSQVDSIMSQQTNRIDELEKKIESLESQLSTYIELESALKEGIVDARQKGSQIIEESAGQAELIISKANEQVTQIKENTVIRGNDLLNSGNALRDRLTFMKDEMREMVDQVSEFIDGTDFETIFPKSEIDEYTMKINEFSDGQAETIKSDDENSTSESTLTDEEKRELEKLIHEVIANDAAAKETQGPEKNIEKKLIELRTLNG; encoded by the coding sequence GTGGTAGATATATCAAAAAGTTTATTTGGATATAATACAAGTCAAGTAGATTCTATTATGAGTCAGCAGACGAATAGAATTGATGAATTAGAAAAGAAAATTGAAAGCTTAGAGAGCCAACTTTCAACATATATTGAATTAGAGTCAGCATTAAAAGAAGGAATTGTTGATGCAAGACAAAAAGGTTCACAAATCATTGAAGAATCAGCAGGTCAAGCTGAACTAATTATTAGTAAAGCCAATGAACAAGTAACTCAAATCAAAGAGAATACAGTGATTCGTGGGAATGATTTATTAAATAGCGGGAATGCTTTAAGAGATCGCTTAACGTTCATGAAAGATGAAATGCGCGAAATGGTTGATCAAGTCTCTGAATTTATTGACGGAACAGACTTCGAAACTATCTTCCCGAAAAGTGAAATAGATGAATACACAATGAAAATCAATGAATTCTCGGATGGTCAAGCTGAAACAATCAAATCAGACGACGAGAACTCAACTTCTGAAAGCACATTAACTGATGAAGAGAAGCGCGAATTAGAGAAGTTGATTCACGAAGTTATCGCTAATGACGCAGCTGCAAAGGAAACTCAAGGTCCTGAAAAAAATATTGAGAAGAAATTAATTGAGTTAAGAACACTTAACGGATAA